The Raphanus sativus cultivar WK10039 chromosome 2, ASM80110v3, whole genome shotgun sequence DNA segment GCACTCTTGATAGCCTTAAACGTTgcaatatatttgtatataagaCACTCGAAGATTCACATAGCTGTTCCACACAAATCGCACATGATCGAGGTGCTATTCGGTTACTACTGCGTAACATTTATTTGTGGTGTAGCTTTATGGGTCTACGTCTTCCGACAGAACATACCCGAAACCTTTGAAGGCGGCATCATGGGTGCTAGTCATGTCATGGCCATTGTTTTATTCATCGTATTCATCTATTCCATCtctcccattttttttttggtcaaaggtTTCTTTCATTCATAAACTCAAAGGAGAGTAATAGAGAAACATAGTTTGAAAAACACATACATAGCAAAAGCAACAGCCATACATACTGTTGTGCACTGATAAAACTTAAATGATAAAGGAGTGAAGAGAGTGGCAAGGTTTGTGATGTCATGGAGACAACCTGCGATCCCAATCAAATCCATCCCTGAACGCAGGGCAAACAAGAAGACATTAGAGTCTGAAGTTACTTGAAGCTTTGAGAATCCAACACACGATGCTGAAAGAAGAGCTTCCTGCAGCGCCAAAGTTCCGACCGCAATGGATGAAATCATATATGGAAAGGAGTTTTGAGAGTCACAGGCTCCATCCATACCATGGACACACCATCCAAAACCTCCATTTTCAAAAGTATCAATCCCTGCAACCATAGAAACCAGAGCCAACAAGACAAAGGTCCTAATACCAGCCTCATACTGAGGTACTAAAAGGAGATAAAATAGAGTAACATCCTCATACAGAGGTAAAATCAGATCTTCATACTGAAATAAGGTCAGAGAACTTGTCATATCCTCAACCAGAGGTACAAGAAGATTCAAAGAGAGGGTAACATCCTCAATCAGAGGTAAATGATTCCTCTTGATACAACTAATACCTAAAACAAGGTACTCATCTATGTAGGCCATCTtccaagaagaaacagagaaga contains these protein-coding regions:
- the LOC130500372 gene encoding uncharacterized protein LOC130500372, with protein sequence MDPAVIVDENQTNITKKRRPWWLNKFVIYDIVMSALLIALNVAIYLYIRHSKIHIAVPHKSHMIEVLFGYYCVTFICGVALWVYVFRQNIPETFEGGIMGASHVMAIVLFIVFIYSISPIYSLFLDLYKVCFNWEKFREACKLYLKER